From Halorubrum salinarum, the proteins below share one genomic window:
- a CDS encoding GNAT family N-acetyltransferase encodes MELVAADEDDLDALVERWYDLATAMESHSTLNEIVYPDAEAVPDDGFRAHLDDPSVTDYLVVVDGETVGFVTLEAGERPSRERGRYLDVVNLEIDPGRRNEGHGSAVLERVEAMAREEDRDYLTVSCEWGNDGARRFYRDAGFEPKQVTYARSLE; translated from the coding sequence ATGGAGCTCGTGGCAGCCGACGAGGACGACCTCGACGCGCTCGTCGAGCGATGGTACGACCTCGCGACGGCGATGGAGTCGCACTCGACGCTGAACGAAATCGTCTATCCGGACGCGGAGGCGGTCCCCGACGACGGGTTCCGCGCGCACCTCGACGACCCCTCCGTGACCGACTACCTCGTGGTCGTCGACGGCGAGACGGTCGGGTTCGTCACCCTCGAAGCGGGCGAGCGCCCCTCCCGGGAACGGGGGCGGTACCTCGACGTGGTGAACCTCGAAATCGACCCGGGCCGCCGGAACGAGGGGCACGGCAGCGCGGTCCTCGAGCGGGTGGAGGCGATGGCCCGCGAGGAGGATCGCGACTACCTCACCGTCTCCTGCGAGTGGGGCAACGACGGCGCGCGGCGGTTCTACCGCGACGCGGGCTTCGAGCCCAAGCAGGTGACGTACGCGCGCTCGCTGGAGTGA